Within the Microbacterium terricola genome, the region GAAGACCGGGCCGCCGTAGTAGAGCTCGCTGCGCTCGACTTCTGCGGGGCGCGAGACGAACGTGCGCCAGATGCCCATGCCCGTCGGCTCCGGCTTGGTCTGGATGCCGATCAACTCGCGAACCGTCGAGTTCAGCCCGTCGGCGCCGATCAGCAGGTCATATTCGCCCGCGGACTCGTCGTCGACGAAGACTTCGACAGCGTCATCGGCCCGCGCGTCGACTCCGGAGATCTTCTTGCCGAAGTGCACGTGCGCGCCGGCGCGCTGGGCGTGGTCGAGGAGGATGCGGGCCAGCTCGGCCCGCGGCATCCCCATGGCAGCCGGGTAATCCGGCCCGCCGGTCTTCACATCGGGCAGCTGGGCGACGATCGGCGCGTCCGGTCCGGGAGCGCGCAGATGCAGTCCCTCGAAGGGATAGCCGGCGGCGCGGATGTCGTCCCACGCGCCGAGCGCGTCGAAGACGCGCAGGGCGTTGCCCTGCAGCGAGATGCCAGAGCCCAGCGCACTGAGCTCGGGCTTGGCCTCGTAGACGTCGACCTCCACACCGGCCTTGGCCAGCTGGATGGCGGCGGCGAGCCCGGCGACGCCGCTGCCGGCGATGGCGACCTTGGACACTGCGGTCATGTCAGAACCTCTCTGTTCTTGGGTTGGGATGCGCGTCAGAAGATCGCGACGGGGTTGATGGGCGAGCCGACGGCCCCAGTGATGGGCAGAGGTGGCGCGGAGAGGAGGAAGTCCCACCTGCCTCGCTCGACGCAGGACTCGGCGAGCGCGTCGAGGTCCCACATCTCACCGATCGTGAGACCGATGTTGGGGATCACGACCTGGTGCAAGGGCTGGAATGAAGGAACGTCGAATTCGTTCGGTCGCACCTCGAACCCCCAGGTATCGGTCGCGATCGCGGCGATCTCGCTTCGGTGCAGCCAGCCGGCAGTCGTGAGCGAGAGTCCGGCCGAAGGGCCGCCGGCATACTCGCCCCAGCCCTCACGTCGCGCCCGCGCGAGTCGCCCGGTGCGCACGAGCACGATGTCACCCCGACCGATCGTGACATCCTCTGCAGCCGCGCAGGCGTCGAGCTCGGCCGCGCTGATCGCGTATCCGTCCGGCAGCTCGGCCGTGTCGGGCGCGAGGTGTCGGGCGACGTCGAGGAGGACGCCGCGCGAGACGACAATGGATGCCGCGTGCTCGATGCCGGTCACGAGGTCACCTTCACTCGTGACGACGTCTCCCGCTCGCCGGCCGTTCCATGCGAAGCCGTGGTCGAAGATGTGACCGTGCCCATCCCACTGCGTCGAGCACTGCAGCGGCATCGCGATGACGTCGTCGGCTCCGCCGATCCCATGGGGAAAGCCTTGATTGCCGCGCTCCGCGTCGACTCCGGTGTCCGTCATGGTGTGAACCGGGTTGGTCCTGCGGCGCCAGCCCTTCTGCGGGCCGTCGGTGTCGAACGACTGCGCCAGCGAGATCGAGACGCCCTCACGCACGAGAGCAGCCGCTTCGACACGCTTCGCTGCGTCGATGAAGTTCAAGGTGCCGAGAACGTCGTCCGCACCCCATCGACCCCAGTTGCGATACGCCTCGGCGCGCGCGACGACCTCACCCTCGGGATCGGTCCGGTCGATGTCGACCGGGTTCTCGGTCGGCGCGTTCATGGCGCCACACACCGGACGACCTGCGTACCGAGGCCTTCGATCGTTCCCGTCATCACGTCACCGTCGCGGAGGAAGCGCTTCCAGTGCTGGCCGTTGCCCGGGGGGCTCCCGGTCAGCAGCAGGTCGCCGGGCAGCAGCGGCATCGTCTCGCTCGCACCGGAGATGAGCGCAGCGATGCCGAACAGCAGGTCGCTTGTGTGACCGTTCTGCTTGACCTCGCCGTTGAGCTCGAGTGTGACGGCGAGGTCCGCACCGTCGATGAAGGGCGCCGGAACCAGGAACGGCCCTGTGGGCAGGAACCCGGGCGCGTTCTTGGACCGGTACCAGTCGGTGCCGATCTCTTTCATGTCCTTGCGGAAGACCAGATCGCGGGTCGTGATGTCGTTGACGATCGTGTAGCCGGCGACGTGGTCGAGGGCATCCTCGCGGGACACCTGGAAAGCCTCGCGCCCGATCACGACCGCCAGCTCGAGCTCCCAGTCGTGCACCTCGCTGTACGCGGGCAGGACGAGCGGCACGTCGTCGCCGACAACACAGGCGGGCAGCCCGATGAAGAAGTAGGGCTCGCCGTTCGCCGCCCGGTCATCCATCATCTTCGCCGCGAACTCGCGCGCTTCTTCCGGTGTTCGATCGGTGTTCTGAGTGAGTCCGGCCGCAACGAGCTCGATGACGTGCTCGCGGTAGTTGGCGCCCGCCTGCAACACCTGACGCGGCGCCACGGGGGCGGTGAGGGTGACGTCGGCCAGCGGCATCCATCCGTCCGTCCGCTCTGCCGCCGCTGCTACCCGCGCCCAGTCGCCGCCCGCGAGGAACGCGTTCAGGTCGGCCGCGCCGAGTTCGTCGGTGCTGATCGCGCGGATGCGGTCGCCCGCGACGACTCCCAGCGCAACGGAATCGCCGTCGCGGAAGCGCGCGAGGGCGTACGGGGCGGTCAGTCCGGTCGACGTCATCGTCATTCAGTCTCTCTATCGTGGCGACTTCGCGTCACCGTCGGTGCGAGGTGGGGCGTCACGCGAGGCGACGCCCCACCTCCGGTCTCAGCCTCGGCCGTGCTGCGCGTACGGGTTCAGCAGCGCGTCCTTGATCTCGTCGGGCACGCCCTCCTCGGTCGCGCTCGGACCGTCGGCGGCTGGGAACGACTCCGTCATCGACATCGGCATCGCGCCGTTGCGGTAGAAGTTGTTCGAACCCTGCGACGGCTTCCACGTGTTGGCCTCCCAGTCGGGCACGTAGTTGCGGTACCCGCCGGTGTTGAGCTCGATACGCAGCGTCGACGGCTCACGGTAGTAGAGGAAGGTCTGCTCGCCGATGCCGTGGATGTTGGGCCCGTACTCGATCGGGATGCCGTTCTCCATGAGCGTGTCGGCGGCGATGAGCAGCTCCTCGCGCGTGTCCACCCAGAACGCGTAGTGGTTGACGCGGCCGGCGCGAGTCGAGCCGTCGAGGACGACCCCCAGATCGTGCGACTTCTCGTTCGTGGTGAGCACGGAGAACACCGAGATCGGCGCCTCGTCGAGCATCGTCCGTGCCATGAAGCGGAAGCCGAGCACGTCGACGTACCACTTGACGAACGCGTCCACATCCTGGGTGGCGACGGTGACGTGGTCGAGCTGGCGCGGTGCGCCGGCCACTTTCGAGCGCTTTTCGGGACGGTCGGGGTAGATCGATGCGACATGACCAGGTGCCTGGTGGCGGGTGACGTCCCAGTGCAGGGTCATCGAGTGGCCGAACGGCCCTGTGAAGCGGTAGGCGCGACCGATCTTGTGGACGTCGTCGAGCCATTCGCCCTGGATGCCGGATTCTTCGACGCGCCTCGCGGCCTCTTCGAGCGCCTCGGCGCTCGAGGTGCGCCAGGCCATCGTGGCCAGTGCCGGCTCGTCGCCGGGAAGCACCACGAGCGAGTACGCGTAGTAGTCGCCCCAGCAACGCAGATAGACGGCGCCCTCGATGCGATCGACGACGGTGAGCCCGACCTGCTCCTCGTAGAACTTCACGGAGGCCTCGACGTCCGGCGTGGTGACGGCCACATAGGAGAGGTGGGAGAGCAGCTTGATCATCTTCGATCCTTTCGACAAGACAAGCGTGTGGGGTGATCCCGAGATCAACTTTCGCCTGAAGTCGGCATATCCGGGAATCCCATATCGCCTATGTCGAGAATCAGCCGCGTCTATGCCAGGTGGGGACTCAGACGTCCGACCAGCTCGGTGTCCGCAAGGAGTTCGCCCAGGTCGTCCGTGGGACCGGACTCGACCGCCGCGAGCGCACGGCGCACGGCAAGGCGCGCAGAGGACTCGTACCGGTCGGGCGCTGACAGGGTTCCTCGGGTCGTGGACGTGCTGACGCGGGTGCGTCGCTCATCGACCTCGACCTCGGTCAGGACCTCGCCGATGGCGCGGACGCAGAACGACCCACCGCCGGGCGTCGAGGTCACGACGATCGAGAGCGTTGCGGCGGTCCCGTCGGCGGTCTCCAGGAGCGCGAACGCGCCGTCGGCGCTGGCCAGAGCGAGCCTGCCGCCCGACAGGACCCGCAGCCACCCCAACGCCTCGCGCGCGACGATTGGAACGAGCCCCCGCGGCGCCCCACCGTCGGCCACGAGCAGCCGAGGAGCGGTCGAGCCGCCATCGATCGATCGACCGGCCGCGGCATCGAAGGTCGAGTCCGTCCGCAGATGCGGCCTCTCGACGACGACCGGAACCTTCGCCCCCGCCTGCATCCGGCGGATGTCGGCGGCTACCGCGAACGCCGGCGCGGCCACGATGACCGCCGCCGCCCCGGCAGCGACGGCGGCGAGTGCGGCGTCCACCCATCCCGTCCTTCCCGGCACGACCACGATCGAGCCCGCGGGAGTATCCGCGAGCTGCGCGCTCAGGGGCAGTTCGGCGACCGCGGTACGGTATGCCCCGGGCGGGGCGAAGACGGCGGTCATGCGTCCGCTCCGTCGAGGATCAGCGCGGATGCCGCATCCGCCAGAGCGATCGCGTAGCGGGCGTCGTCCAGCAGTTCGTCGTACTCGACCACACTCGAGCCGTTCAACACGGCCGCGAGCGCGCGCCACTCGGCGAGGTAGCCGTCGACGGGGTCGAGCGGGTACCTCGTGCGCTTGCCCGTGGCAGTCATTACGGTCACTTCGGCGCTGCCCGCATGCACGAACGCGGGCGGAAACGACACCGTCACCACGTCGGTGTCGGTGATGACCGTGAGTTCCCACAGCGCATCCGCGCCGTCCGGAAGCATGACCGTGGCGAGCCGCACCGGGATGCCGGACGCCCGGTACCCCACCACGTATCCGATGGGAGCGACCGCGCGGGCGAATACCACCCGTTCGATCGCCGGCGCGAGATCGCGCAGCATCGGCAGGTCGTGCACGGCCAGACCGGTGATCAACTGACGGACGACGGATGCCGCGACCTGCGGAACCGCGAAGTCCGGAGCGCCGCGCGCGGGGGCGGCAGCGGAGCCCGGCAGTTCGGTGACGACATCGTGATACCGCCCGTTGGGCGGGAGTGCCAGCGTCACCGAGAGCGCCTGGACATGGTGACCGCCCGCCATCAAGTGATGTTTGGCCCGCCCCCACGCAGGGTCGTACAAGTGGTTCGTACCGACCAGGAGCACCGTCCCCGCCGCGCGACACGCGTCGATCACGGCCTCCGCGTCCGCCATGGTCGTGGCGAGTGGCTTCTCACAGAGGATCGCGCGCTTGCCCGCCGCGACACTCGCGAGTATCTGAGCCGCGTGCTCAGCGGGAGGACTGCACAGGACGACAGCCACGACCCTCTCGTCCGCGAGCA harbors:
- a CDS encoding FAD-dependent monooxygenase, with amino-acid sequence MTAVSKVAIAGSGVAGLAAAIQLAKAGVEVDVYEAKPELSALGSGISLQGNALRVFDALGAWDDIRAAGYPFEGLHLRAPGPDAPIVAQLPDVKTGGPDYPAAMGMPRAELARILLDHAQRAGAHVHFGKKISGVDARADDAVEVFVDDESAGEYDLLIGADGLNSTVRELIGIQTKPEPTGMGIWRTFVSRPAEVERSELYYGGPVFIAGYTPTGEDSMYAFLVEKAQDRFGTPDDEATRIMLEESRAYQGPWDSIRADLEAGAHANYTWFTKHLVEEPWNRGRVVIIGDAAHSCPPTIAQGAAQGLEDALVLTELLASRERVEQDLWDEFHARRLPRAKSIVDASVQLGQWQLDGVRDADVPGLMFGVARQMSEPA
- a CDS encoding cyclase family protein; translated protein: MNAPTENPVDIDRTDPEGEVVARAEAYRNWGRWGADDVLGTLNFIDAAKRVEAAALVREGVSISLAQSFDTDGPQKGWRRRTNPVHTMTDTGVDAERGNQGFPHGIGGADDVIAMPLQCSTQWDGHGHIFDHGFAWNGRRAGDVVTSEGDLVTGIEHAASIVVSRGVLLDVARHLAPDTAELPDGYAISAAELDACAAAEDVTIGRGDIVLVRTGRLARARREGWGEYAGGPSAGLSLTTAGWLHRSEIAAIATDTWGFEVRPNEFDVPSFQPLHQVVIPNIGLTIGEMWDLDALAESCVERGRWDFLLSAPPLPITGAVGSPINPVAIF
- a CDS encoding fumarylacetoacetate hydrolase family protein encodes the protein MTMTSTGLTAPYALARFRDGDSVALGVVAGDRIRAISTDELGAADLNAFLAGGDWARVAAAAERTDGWMPLADVTLTAPVAPRQVLQAGANYREHVIELVAAGLTQNTDRTPEEAREFAAKMMDDRAANGEPYFFIGLPACVVGDDVPLVLPAYSEVHDWELELAVVIGREAFQVSREDALDHVAGYTIVNDITTRDLVFRKDMKEIGTDWYRSKNAPGFLPTGPFLVPAPFIDGADLAVTLELNGEVKQNGHTSDLLFGIAALISGASETMPLLPGDLLLTGSPPGNGQHWKRFLRDGDVMTGTIEGLGTQVVRCVAP
- a CDS encoding VOC family protein; this encodes MIKLLSHLSYVAVTTPDVEASVKFYEEQVGLTVVDRIEGAVYLRCWGDYYAYSLVVLPGDEPALATMAWRTSSAEALEEAARRVEESGIQGEWLDDVHKIGRAYRFTGPFGHSMTLHWDVTRHQAPGHVASIYPDRPEKRSKVAGAPRQLDHVTVATQDVDAFVKWYVDVLGFRFMARTMLDEAPISVFSVLTTNEKSHDLGVVLDGSTRAGRVNHYAFWVDTREELLIAADTLMENGIPIEYGPNIHGIGEQTFLYYREPSTLRIELNTGGYRNYVPDWEANTWKPSQGSNNFYRNGAMPMSMTESFPAADGPSATEEGVPDEIKDALLNPYAQHGRG
- a CDS encoding Gfo/Idh/MocA family protein; protein product: MVPHGVGIVGAGPGVAALHLPTLARLSDDFEVVHISDAGSGRAAQLADRIGARSSSGIEELLADERVVAVVLCSPPAEHAAQILASVAAGKRAILCEKPLATTMADAEAVIDACRAAGTVLLVGTNHLYDPAWGRAKHHLMAGGHHVQALSVTLALPPNGRYHDVVTELPGSAAAPARGAPDFAVPQVAASVVRQLITGLAVHDLPMLRDLAPAIERVVFARAVAPIGYVVGYRASGIPVRLATVMLPDGADALWELTVITDTDVVTVSFPPAFVHAGSAEVTVMTATGKRTRYPLDPVDGYLAEWRALAAVLNGSSVVEYDELLDDARYAIALADAASALILDGADA